A stretch of the Acyrthosiphon pisum isolate AL4f chromosome A2, pea_aphid_22Mar2018_4r6ur, whole genome shotgun sequence genome encodes the following:
- the LOC100573251 gene encoding uncharacterized protein LOC100573251 isoform X1: MEKDCRNADVENEVWKSKYLLMQHEWRCQQNTIGRLEIQAMKLQSQLKRQSQFCSRTGYILGYCLWKATQIPDVINIIFIKDEILELSEIMSAVLTSFNDTYQTKIPITDTEETRFVLSIIGLVANLSTVDAGRRFFSQTNSGKNVIRLIVCILIRIPSPSANQLKKISYSALYNVSNYTVKTASQIINAELITVINNDIKDAAHTNIEPDLRYYALKLLQSLIRNVCNKAVYDILSNNIELSRLVNLASAVDVETENISRNILDAFSKAKEQFETKIPMS, translated from the exons atggaaaaagaTTGTAGAAATgcag ACGTTGAAAACGAAGTGtggaaatcaaaatatttgttaatgcAACATGAATGGCGTTGCCAGCAAAATACGATCGGTCGATTGGAAATTCAGGCGATGAAACTCCAATCCCAGTTAAAACGACAATCTCAATTTTGTTCAAGAACTGGGTATATATTAGGTTATTGTTTGTGGAAAGCCACTCAAATTCCAGACGTcatcaacataatttttataaaa GACGAAATATTAGAACTATCTGAAATTATGAGCGCTGTACTCACGTCATTTAATGATACCTATCAAACAAAGATACCTATTACGGATACGGAAGAAACAAGATTTGTACTGAGCATCATTGGATTGGTAGCCAATTTGTCCACGGTGGACGCAGGTCGACGATTCTTTTCACAAACTAATAGCGGCAAAAATGTGATTCGGCTTATAGTTTGCATACTAATTCGCATTCCGTCTCCATCTGCAAACCAGTTGAAAAA AATATCGTATTCTGCATTATACAACGTAAGCAATTATACAGTCAAAACAGCATCACAGATTATAAATGCCGaattaataactgtaataaataatgacattaaAGATGCAGCTCACACAAATATTGAACCTGACCTACGGTATTATGCACTAAAACTACTCCAGTCACTCATTCGTAATGTTTGTAATAAAGCAGTATATGATATACTGTCAAATAAC ATCGAACTGTCCCGATTAGTAAATTTAGCATCCGCAGTTGACGTCGAAACCGAAAATATATCAAGAAATATATTGGACGCTTTCAGCAAAGCAAAAGAACAATTTGAAACCAAAATCCCCAtgtcataa
- the LOC100573251 gene encoding uncharacterized protein LOC100573251 isoform X2: MQHEWRCQQNTIGRLEIQAMKLQSQLKRQSQFCSRTGYILGYCLWKATQIPDVINIIFIKDEILELSEIMSAVLTSFNDTYQTKIPITDTEETRFVLSIIGLVANLSTVDAGRRFFSQTNSGKNVIRLIVCILIRIPSPSANQLKKISYSALYNVSNYTVKTASQIINAELITVINNDIKDAAHTNIEPDLRYYALKLLQSLIRNVCNKAVYDILSNNIELSRLVNLASAVDVETENISRNILDAFSKAKEQFETKIPMS; encoded by the exons atgcAACATGAATGGCGTTGCCAGCAAAATACGATCGGTCGATTGGAAATTCAGGCGATGAAACTCCAATCCCAGTTAAAACGACAATCTCAATTTTGTTCAAGAACTGGGTATATATTAGGTTATTGTTTGTGGAAAGCCACTCAAATTCCAGACGTcatcaacataatttttataaaa GACGAAATATTAGAACTATCTGAAATTATGAGCGCTGTACTCACGTCATTTAATGATACCTATCAAACAAAGATACCTATTACGGATACGGAAGAAACAAGATTTGTACTGAGCATCATTGGATTGGTAGCCAATTTGTCCACGGTGGACGCAGGTCGACGATTCTTTTCACAAACTAATAGCGGCAAAAATGTGATTCGGCTTATAGTTTGCATACTAATTCGCATTCCGTCTCCATCTGCAAACCAGTTGAAAAA AATATCGTATTCTGCATTATACAACGTAAGCAATTATACAGTCAAAACAGCATCACAGATTATAAATGCCGaattaataactgtaataaataatgacattaaAGATGCAGCTCACACAAATATTGAACCTGACCTACGGTATTATGCACTAAAACTACTCCAGTCACTCATTCGTAATGTTTGTAATAAAGCAGTATATGATATACTGTCAAATAAC ATCGAACTGTCCCGATTAGTAAATTTAGCATCCGCAGTTGACGTCGAAACCGAAAATATATCAAGAAATATATTGGACGCTTTCAGCAAAGCAAAAGAACAATTTGAAACCAAAATCCCCAtgtcataa